The following proteins come from a genomic window of Populus nigra chromosome 6, ddPopNigr1.1, whole genome shotgun sequence:
- the LOC133697442 gene encoding LRR receptor-like serine/threonine-protein kinase FLS2: MASWLLWLIVVFTIMTVGKGKQNGHQVCHPNDLKGLTSFKAGIHVDTSSRLAKWVGHGCCSWEGITCDETTGRVTEIRLPGFISTNDFVFQSQMRGLLSPSITLVSCLQVIDLGGLIGLAGRIPPSIGLRLPNLRKLYLYGNKLIGPVPDSIGKLSKLEELHLYENRLRGSLPSTMGNLKNLNQLLLYSNELAGTIPDSFTNLTNIVQMDLHSNILSGHIPERIGEMQVLEKLDLSENLLTGKIPLSLVNLNSISELYLDTNHLEGEIPFPSSFGQLPSLGFLRLDDNHLTGRIPASFGNMVSLQRVSLANNKFEGVIPSSLGNLSALKELYLSGNLLSGQIPESVGQLSQLIMFNVSHNQIQGPLPHELSSLENLQTLDLSFNHLNLISFPQWLAELPSLSRIYCARCGIQGEIPDFLQATPSPIQELDLSSNHLTGSLPAWLGRLTQLYKLNFSRNSLVSRIPVSVRNLQYLGVLDLHSNKLTGPINNVFQIGNAFSDGSLTYIDLSDNYFSTGIVQAGVGSQTGIQYLNLSHNFLGGRITTTIGRLKSLQTLDLSCNKLGFNLPEALANVSSLEKLKLQKNHFTGRIPVGFLKLKKLKELDLSDNLLAGEIPAGKPLTDFPQSSYSGNKGLCGKPLSPCKGSSSVLG; the protein is encoded by the exons ATGGCTTCTTGGCTGTTATGGCTGATTGTTGTGTTCACCATCATGACAGTTGGAAAGGGAAAGCAAAATGGTCACCAAGTATGCCACCCCAATGACCTGAAAGGTCTAACTAGTTTCAAGGCTGGAATCCATGTCGATACTTCTAGCCGGCTGGCAAAGTGGGTTGGTCATGGTTGCTGCAGCTGGGAAGGCATTACCTGCGACGAAACAACAGGCAGGGTGACTGAAATCCGTCTTCCAGGATTCATTTCCACAAATGATTTCGTCTTCCAATCTCAGATGAGAGGGTTGCTGTCTCCTTCAATAACACTCGTGAGCTGTCTCCAAGTCATTGATCTTGGTGGTCTGATAGGTCTTGCTGGCAGAATCCCACCATCAATTGGTTTGCGCCTCCCAAATCTCAGAAAGCTTTATCTATATGGAAACAAGCTCATCGGCCCAGTGCCTGATAGTATCGGTAAGCTGTCAAAACTTGAAGAACTTCACCTGTATGAGAATAGATTGCGTGGCTCTCTCCCATCAACCATGGGTAACCTTAAAAACCTAAACCAGCTACTTCTATATTCAAATGAACTAGCTGGTACGATACCTGATTCATTCACGAATTTGACGAATATTGTACAGATGGATCTTCATAGCAATATTCTGAGTGGTCATATACCAGAAAGGATTGGTGAAATGCAGGTATTGGAAAAACTCGATCTATCGGAAAATCTCTTAACAGGTAAAATTCCACTTTCATTAGTAAACTTAAATTCCATCTCAGAGTTGTACTTGGATACCAATCATCTAGAGGGTGAGATCCCATTTCCATCAAGTTTTGGCCAACTGCCTTCACTTGGCTTTCTTAGACTGGATGATAACCATCTAACTGGAAGGATACCAGCCAGTTTTGGAAATATGGTTTCTCTTCAGAGAGTTTCCCTGGCTAATAACAAGTTTGAGGGGGTGATTCCCTCTAGTTTGGGCAATCTTTCAGCTTTGAAAGAATTGTATCTCTCTGGCAATCTATTATCTGGCCAAATACCAGAATCAGTAGGTCAACTCTCTCAACTCATCATGTTCAATGTATCTCACAATCAGATTCAAGGACCACTGCCTCATGAGTTGTCTTCCCTTGAAAATCTTCAAACACTAGATTTGTCATTCAATCATCTTAACCTCATCTCCTTCCCACAGTGGCTAGCTGAATTGCCATCCCTTTCCAGGATATACTGTGCTAGATGTGGAATCCAAGGCGAAATTCCAGACTTCTTGCAAGCGACTCCCAGTCCAATACAGGAGCTGGACTTGTCCTCTAACCATCTCACTGGAAGCTTGCCGGCATGGCTGGGGCGCCTTACTCAGCTCTACAAATTAAACTTTTCAAGGAACTCACTTGTTTCAAGGATCCCTGTTTCAGTTAGAAATTTGCAGTATTTGGGTGTGCTTGATCTCCATTCAAACAAGCTAACAGGCccaataaataatgtttttcagaTAGGAAATGCCTTTTCTGATGGTTCATTGACATATATTGATCTTTCCGATAACTATTTCTCTACTGGTATTGTACAAGCTGGAGTGGGCTCACAAACTGGGATTCAGTACCTCAACTTGTCCCATAATTTTCTTGGAGGGCGTATAACCACAACTATAGGGAGATTGAAATCATTGCAAACATTGGATTTGAGCTGTAACAAGTTAGGTTTCAACTTGCCGGAGGCTTTAGCAAATGTTAGCTCCTTAGAGAAGCTGAAGCTGCAGAAAAACCACTTCACTGGCAGAATACCAGTTGGGTTTCTGAAGCTGAAAAAGCTGAAGGAACTGGATTTATCAGATAATCTTCTTGCAGGGGAGATTCCTGCAGGTAAACCATTAACTGACTTTCCCCAGAGTTCCTATTCTGGAAACAAAGGTTTATGCGGAAAGCCTCTTTCTCCCTGTAAG GGTTCATCATCTGTGCTGGGATAG
- the LOC133697443 gene encoding uncharacterized protein LOC133697443 isoform X2 encodes MGACVSTPEGCVGGRLKSSKKMKIRRKGKKGTAFKRRSVPPSRMLSDDKSDGPASAAAPPPHLPSFTNPTFQGSKEEAWFDSAATLESDCDEDFESVPDDILSLNGFDGVSLSSTASGRVANHGDCNVNMQHSSFTDQMQKAGDLSAGNSTHDSVSEATEQTNIHVFNLDHVDSVSKSDGSSNEVKQPVFLDEITSADENAGEEGLLDNCGILPGNCLPCLASTVPPVEKRRSLSSSPPSARKKGALKLPFKWKEGNSSNTLFLFFMVSVSSKMILHRPIAGSQVPFCPMEKKMLDCWSHIEPCSFKVRGQSYFRDKKKEFAPNCSAYYPFGVDVFLSPRKVDHIARFVDLPVINSAGNFPPILVVNVQVPLYPAAIFQSESDGEGTNFVLYFKLSDSYSKELPTRFQESIRRLIDDEVEKVKGFPVDTIASFRERLKILGRVVNVEDLHLSAAERKLMQAYNEKPVLSRPQHEFYLGDNYFEIDIDMHRFSYISRKGFQAFLDRLKICVLDIGLTIQGNKVEELPEQILCCIRLNGIDYMKYHQLGLNQEP; translated from the exons atggGAGCATGTGTGTCAACTCCAGAGGGGTGTGTGGGTGGCAGATTGAAGTCTtcaaaaaagatgaagatacgCAGGAAAGGCAAGAAAGGCACTGCTTTCAAGAGAAGATCAGTGCCGCCATCTAGAATGTTATCTGATGACAAGTCTGATGGCCCTGCTTCTGCTGCTGCTCCTCCTCCTCACCTCCCTTCCTTCACCAACCCCACTTTTCAAG GAAGTAAGGAGGAAGCATGGTTTGACTCAGCTGCAACATTGGAGTCTGATTGTGATGAAGATTTTGAAAGTGTTCCAGACG ATATCTTATCCCTAAATGGATTTGACGGTGTATCACTCTCAAGCACTGCATCTGGCAGAGTTGCCAATCATGGAGACTGTAATGTCAATATGCAACATTCCTCATTCACTGATCAGATGCAGAAGGCAGGGGATTTATCTGCAGGAAATTCCACACATGACTCCGTTAGTGAGGCTACTGAACAAACAAATATTCATGTCTTCAATTTAGATCATGTTGATTCTGTATCCAAGTCTGATGGATCTTCAAATGAAGTAAAGCAACCTGTGTTCCTCGATGAAATCACCTCTGCAGATGAAAATGCTGGAGAGGAAGGATTATTAGACAATTGTGGAATTCTTCCAGGCAACTGTTTGCCTTGTCTTGCTTCAACTGTTCCACCTGTTGAAAAGAGGAGATCACTTAGCTCCAGTCCACCAAGTGCAAGGAAAAAGGGTGCCTTAAAACTCCCATTCAAGTGGAAGGAAGGGAATTCTAGTAACACTTTAT TTTTGTTCTTTATGGTTTCAGTTTCTTCAAAGATGATTCTGCACAGACCAATAGCAGGTTCACAAGTACCCTTTTGCCCtatggaaaagaaaatgctTGATTGTTGGTCTCATATTGAGCCATGCAGTTTCAAAGTTCGAGGACAAAGTTATTTCAG GGACAAGAAGAAGGAATTTGCTCCTAACTGTTCTGCATATTACCCATTTGGTGTTGATGTATTCTTGTCTCCACGAAAAGTTGATCATATTGCTCGGTTTGTGGACCTCCCAGTTATTAACTCCGCTGGGAACTTCCCACCCATCCTTGTTGTAAATGTTCAG GTTCCTTTGTATCCTGCTGCAATTTTTCAGAGTGAAAGTGATGGAGAAGgaacaaattttgttttgtattttaagcTTTCTGATAGTTACTCGAAGGAACTTCCAACCCGCTTTCAAGAAAGTATCAGA CGATTAATTGATGATGAAGTTGAAAAGGTCAAAGGCTTCCCTGTAGATACAATTGCATCCTTCCGGGAAAGGCTGAAGATATTGGGCCGTGTTGTAAATGTAGAAGATCTTCATTTAAGTGCTGCAGAAAGGAAACTCATGCAGGCCTACAATGAGAAACCTGTTCTCTCACGTCCTCAACATGAGTTTTACCTG GGAGATAACTACTTCGAGATTGACATCGATATGCATAGGTTCAGTTATATCTCTAGGAAAGGTTTTCAAGCATTCCTAGACAGGCTTAAAATTTGTGTGCTGGATATTGGCCTCACAATTCAG GGGAACAAAGTAGAAGAGTTGCCAGAGCAGATCTTGTGCTGTATAAGATTAAACGGAATTGATTACATGAAATACCACCAATTGGGGTTAAATCAAGAGCCGTAA
- the LOC133697443 gene encoding uncharacterized protein LOC133697443 isoform X1 has product MGACVSTPEGCVGGRLKSSKKMKIRRKGKKGTAFKRRSVPPSRMLSDDKSDGPASAAAPPPHLPSFTNPTFQAGSKEEAWFDSAATLESDCDEDFESVPDDILSLNGFDGVSLSSTASGRVANHGDCNVNMQHSSFTDQMQKAGDLSAGNSTHDSVSEATEQTNIHVFNLDHVDSVSKSDGSSNEVKQPVFLDEITSADENAGEEGLLDNCGILPGNCLPCLASTVPPVEKRRSLSSSPPSARKKGALKLPFKWKEGNSSNTLFLFFMVSVSSKMILHRPIAGSQVPFCPMEKKMLDCWSHIEPCSFKVRGQSYFRDKKKEFAPNCSAYYPFGVDVFLSPRKVDHIARFVDLPVINSAGNFPPILVVNVQVPLYPAAIFQSESDGEGTNFVLYFKLSDSYSKELPTRFQESIRRLIDDEVEKVKGFPVDTIASFRERLKILGRVVNVEDLHLSAAERKLMQAYNEKPVLSRPQHEFYLGDNYFEIDIDMHRFSYISRKGFQAFLDRLKICVLDIGLTIQGNKVEELPEQILCCIRLNGIDYMKYHQLGLNQEP; this is encoded by the exons atggGAGCATGTGTGTCAACTCCAGAGGGGTGTGTGGGTGGCAGATTGAAGTCTtcaaaaaagatgaagatacgCAGGAAAGGCAAGAAAGGCACTGCTTTCAAGAGAAGATCAGTGCCGCCATCTAGAATGTTATCTGATGACAAGTCTGATGGCCCTGCTTCTGCTGCTGCTCCTCCTCCTCACCTCCCTTCCTTCACCAACCCCACTTTTCAAG CAGGAAGTAAGGAGGAAGCATGGTTTGACTCAGCTGCAACATTGGAGTCTGATTGTGATGAAGATTTTGAAAGTGTTCCAGACG ATATCTTATCCCTAAATGGATTTGACGGTGTATCACTCTCAAGCACTGCATCTGGCAGAGTTGCCAATCATGGAGACTGTAATGTCAATATGCAACATTCCTCATTCACTGATCAGATGCAGAAGGCAGGGGATTTATCTGCAGGAAATTCCACACATGACTCCGTTAGTGAGGCTACTGAACAAACAAATATTCATGTCTTCAATTTAGATCATGTTGATTCTGTATCCAAGTCTGATGGATCTTCAAATGAAGTAAAGCAACCTGTGTTCCTCGATGAAATCACCTCTGCAGATGAAAATGCTGGAGAGGAAGGATTATTAGACAATTGTGGAATTCTTCCAGGCAACTGTTTGCCTTGTCTTGCTTCAACTGTTCCACCTGTTGAAAAGAGGAGATCACTTAGCTCCAGTCCACCAAGTGCAAGGAAAAAGGGTGCCTTAAAACTCCCATTCAAGTGGAAGGAAGGGAATTCTAGTAACACTTTAT TTTTGTTCTTTATGGTTTCAGTTTCTTCAAAGATGATTCTGCACAGACCAATAGCAGGTTCACAAGTACCCTTTTGCCCtatggaaaagaaaatgctTGATTGTTGGTCTCATATTGAGCCATGCAGTTTCAAAGTTCGAGGACAAAGTTATTTCAG GGACAAGAAGAAGGAATTTGCTCCTAACTGTTCTGCATATTACCCATTTGGTGTTGATGTATTCTTGTCTCCACGAAAAGTTGATCATATTGCTCGGTTTGTGGACCTCCCAGTTATTAACTCCGCTGGGAACTTCCCACCCATCCTTGTTGTAAATGTTCAG GTTCCTTTGTATCCTGCTGCAATTTTTCAGAGTGAAAGTGATGGAGAAGgaacaaattttgttttgtattttaagcTTTCTGATAGTTACTCGAAGGAACTTCCAACCCGCTTTCAAGAAAGTATCAGA CGATTAATTGATGATGAAGTTGAAAAGGTCAAAGGCTTCCCTGTAGATACAATTGCATCCTTCCGGGAAAGGCTGAAGATATTGGGCCGTGTTGTAAATGTAGAAGATCTTCATTTAAGTGCTGCAGAAAGGAAACTCATGCAGGCCTACAATGAGAAACCTGTTCTCTCACGTCCTCAACATGAGTTTTACCTG GGAGATAACTACTTCGAGATTGACATCGATATGCATAGGTTCAGTTATATCTCTAGGAAAGGTTTTCAAGCATTCCTAGACAGGCTTAAAATTTGTGTGCTGGATATTGGCCTCACAATTCAG GGGAACAAAGTAGAAGAGTTGCCAGAGCAGATCTTGTGCTGTATAAGATTAAACGGAATTGATTACATGAAATACCACCAATTGGGGTTAAATCAAGAGCCGTAA
- the LOC133697443 gene encoding uncharacterized protein LOC133697443 isoform X3 codes for MGACVSTPEGCVGGRLKSSKKMKIRRKGKKGTAFKRRSVPPSRMLSDDKSDGPASAAAPPPHLPSFTNPTFQAGSKEEAWFDSAATLESDCDEDFESVPDDILSLNGFDGVSLSSTASGRVANHGDCNVNMQHSSFTDQMQKAGDLSAGNSTHDSVSEATEQTNIHVFNLDHVDSVSKSDGSSNEVKQPVFLDEITSADENAGEEGLLDNCGILPGNCLPCLASTVPPVEKRRSLSSSPPSARKKGALKLPFKWKEGNSSNTLFSSKMILHRPIAGSQVPFCPMEKKMLDCWSHIEPCSFKVRGQSYFRDKKKEFAPNCSAYYPFGVDVFLSPRKVDHIARFVDLPVINSAGNFPPILVVNVQVPLYPAAIFQSESDGEGTNFVLYFKLSDSYSKELPTRFQESIRRLIDDEVEKVKGFPVDTIASFRERLKILGRVVNVEDLHLSAAERKLMQAYNEKPVLSRPQHEFYLGDNYFEIDIDMHRFSYISRKGFQAFLDRLKICVLDIGLTIQGNKVEELPEQILCCIRLNGIDYMKYHQLGLNQEP; via the exons atggGAGCATGTGTGTCAACTCCAGAGGGGTGTGTGGGTGGCAGATTGAAGTCTtcaaaaaagatgaagatacgCAGGAAAGGCAAGAAAGGCACTGCTTTCAAGAGAAGATCAGTGCCGCCATCTAGAATGTTATCTGATGACAAGTCTGATGGCCCTGCTTCTGCTGCTGCTCCTCCTCCTCACCTCCCTTCCTTCACCAACCCCACTTTTCAAG CAGGAAGTAAGGAGGAAGCATGGTTTGACTCAGCTGCAACATTGGAGTCTGATTGTGATGAAGATTTTGAAAGTGTTCCAGACG ATATCTTATCCCTAAATGGATTTGACGGTGTATCACTCTCAAGCACTGCATCTGGCAGAGTTGCCAATCATGGAGACTGTAATGTCAATATGCAACATTCCTCATTCACTGATCAGATGCAGAAGGCAGGGGATTTATCTGCAGGAAATTCCACACATGACTCCGTTAGTGAGGCTACTGAACAAACAAATATTCATGTCTTCAATTTAGATCATGTTGATTCTGTATCCAAGTCTGATGGATCTTCAAATGAAGTAAAGCAACCTGTGTTCCTCGATGAAATCACCTCTGCAGATGAAAATGCTGGAGAGGAAGGATTATTAGACAATTGTGGAATTCTTCCAGGCAACTGTTTGCCTTGTCTTGCTTCAACTGTTCCACCTGTTGAAAAGAGGAGATCACTTAGCTCCAGTCCACCAAGTGCAAGGAAAAAGGGTGCCTTAAAACTCCCATTCAAGTGGAAGGAAGGGAATTCTAGTAACACTTTAT TTTCTTCAAAGATGATTCTGCACAGACCAATAGCAGGTTCACAAGTACCCTTTTGCCCtatggaaaagaaaatgctTGATTGTTGGTCTCATATTGAGCCATGCAGTTTCAAAGTTCGAGGACAAAGTTATTTCAG GGACAAGAAGAAGGAATTTGCTCCTAACTGTTCTGCATATTACCCATTTGGTGTTGATGTATTCTTGTCTCCACGAAAAGTTGATCATATTGCTCGGTTTGTGGACCTCCCAGTTATTAACTCCGCTGGGAACTTCCCACCCATCCTTGTTGTAAATGTTCAG GTTCCTTTGTATCCTGCTGCAATTTTTCAGAGTGAAAGTGATGGAGAAGgaacaaattttgttttgtattttaagcTTTCTGATAGTTACTCGAAGGAACTTCCAACCCGCTTTCAAGAAAGTATCAGA CGATTAATTGATGATGAAGTTGAAAAGGTCAAAGGCTTCCCTGTAGATACAATTGCATCCTTCCGGGAAAGGCTGAAGATATTGGGCCGTGTTGTAAATGTAGAAGATCTTCATTTAAGTGCTGCAGAAAGGAAACTCATGCAGGCCTACAATGAGAAACCTGTTCTCTCACGTCCTCAACATGAGTTTTACCTG GGAGATAACTACTTCGAGATTGACATCGATATGCATAGGTTCAGTTATATCTCTAGGAAAGGTTTTCAAGCATTCCTAGACAGGCTTAAAATTTGTGTGCTGGATATTGGCCTCACAATTCAG GGGAACAAAGTAGAAGAGTTGCCAGAGCAGATCTTGTGCTGTATAAGATTAAACGGAATTGATTACATGAAATACCACCAATTGGGGTTAAATCAAGAGCCGTAA